The Electrophorus electricus isolate fEleEle1 chromosome 19, fEleEle1.pri, whole genome shotgun sequence genome has a segment encoding these proteins:
- the LOC113587168 gene encoding mitochondrial ubiquitin ligase activator of nfkb 1-A yields the protein MSDHFLGPWTLISVGASFAFSSVFYYLHKEKKTELQKLKEIPNFQADQHLSKVLNASLDKRLHYVAVEGVVQAVGEPLASQSTPRCYGVVQKVTTVERWKTWNDALKLWVSRTRNANADTSSVPFRLVQPGTYLNGVRVWVESPLEARGDYLEEVHGSVQQADDGLLGAFVQGLSGERLAALERREEMLRVGSNLTCFGEVILEHGDAIRLRPPRDGRAYLFVPGDYRSLIRRHENSASMWKGLTVLFGVTGSALLATFIYSALNKDSKRS from the exons ATGAGTGACCATTTCCTCGGTCCGTGGACTTTAATCAGCGTGGGTGCCAGCTTCGCCTTCTCCTCGGTGTTTTATTACTTACACaaggagaagaaaacagaactACAGAAATTAAAG GAAATCCCAAATTTTCAGGCAGACCAGCATCTTTCAAAAGTACTGAACGCCTCTCTGGACAAGAGACTTCACTATGTAGCTGTGGAGG GTGTGGTCCAGGCGGTTGGAGAACCGTTGGCGAGTCAGAGCACGCCCCGGTGTTATGGAGTCGTGCAGAAGGTCACCACAGTGGAGCGCTGGAAAACGTGGAACGACGCCTTAAAATTATG GGTCTCACGGACACGGAATGCCAACGCAGACACGAGCAGCGTGCCCTTCCGCCTGGTCCAGCCCGGCACCTACCTGAATGGGGTGCGCGTGTGGGTGGAGTCCCCTCTGGAGGCGCGCGGGGATTACCTGGAGGAGGTGCACGGGAGCGTGCAGCAGGCTGACGACGGCCTGCTGGGCGCGTTCGTGCAGGGCCTGAGCGGCGAGAGGCTCGCGGCGCTGGAGCGGCGAGAGGAGATGCTTCGCGTCGGGTCGAACCTCACGTGCTTCGGCGAGGTGATCCTGGAGCACGGAGACGCAATACGGCTCCGCCCGCCACGAGACGGCCGCGCCTACCTCTTCGTGCCCGGGGATTACCGGAGCCTGATCCGGAGACACGAGAACTCGGCCAGCATGTGGAAGGGGCTGACGGTACTGTTCGGCGTTACAGGGAGCGCGCTGCTGGCCACGTTTATCTACAGCGCGCTTAACAAGGACAGTAAGCGCAGCTAG
- the eif2b5 gene encoding translation initiation factor eIF-2B subunit epsilon isoform X2 encodes MAGRAGKQGRSGGGNRRGGAEQDEEEQPLQAVLIADSFNRRFFPISKDQPRALLPLANVSMIDYTLEFLTSTGVQETFVFCCWMSHKIKDHLLKSKWCRPTSPNTVHIITSDLYRSLGDVLRDVDAKSLVRSDFVLVYGDVVSNIDLSQPLQEHKLRRKLEKNVSVMTMIFTESSPGHRTRCDEDDVIVAVDSKSKRVLHYERTQGLKKLQFPMNIFHSGSNEFEIRHDLLDCHVSICSPQVAELFTDNFDYQTRNDFVRGILVNEEILGNQIHMYVSQDGYGARISNLLMYDAVSSDLIRRWVYPITPEANFADEEGRSCTHSRHNVYRELGVGLGHGSLMEENVLIGQFTLIGANCSISNTVIGANCVIGDGVVLDRAYIWNNVHIANDVTIRQSLICDGVRVKQGVTLNEQCVLAYNVVVGPNISLPEGTVVSMHHPDEEDEDDEDEFLSDDNDVALIKDKTKQKAFSPAEVGLEGRGYLWKTSSLDDTEEEELVQCIWGLVLKPDPDSESESEDSQGSHDPGSRTESPELDDVRVFQNEVHGTLQRGLDENIGFDNLVLEINSLKYAYNITLKEVTQVLTRVVLEFPFQQQGAHISTAQYSTLLLPLLKTWAPVFKNYVKRVQDHADCLASLEEVFLEHESHWPALVKVLMCMYQLDILEEDAIMRWFSQITMADKSRQLRKNQGLLKFIQWLEEAEESSEGEE; translated from the exons ATGGCAGGCAGAGCGGGCAAGCAGGGTCGGTCTGGCGGCGGGAACAGAAGAGGCGGCGCAGAGCAGGACGAAGAGGAGCAGCCGCTCCAAGCTGTCCTCATCGCGGACAGCTTCAACAGGCGGTTCTTCCCCATCTCGAAGGACCAGCCGAGG GCTCTTCTACCCCTGGCCAACGTCTCCATGATCGACTACACTTTAGAGTTCCTGACATCCACTGGAGTGCAAGAGACGTTTGTCTTCTGCTGCTGGATGTCCCACAAGATAAAAGATCACTTGTT AAAGTCCAAATGGTGCCGCCCCACGTCTCCCAACACGGTCCACATTATCACCTCTGACCTCTACCGTTCCCTCGGAGATGTCCTGAGGGACGTGGATGCCAAGTCTTTGGTTCGTTCTGATTTCGTCCTGGTGTATGGGGATGTGGTGTCTAACATCGACCTTTCTCAGCCACTACAGGAGCACAA GCTCCGCCGCAAGCTGGAGAAGAACGTCTCGGTGATGACAATGATCTTCACAGAGTCCTCTCCAGGCCACAGGACACGCTGTGACGAGGATGATGTCATCGTTGCCGTGGACAGCAAGAGCAAACGTGTGCTTCACTACGAGAGGACGCAGGGTCTGAAGAAACTTCAGTTCCCAATG AATATTTTCCACAGTGGCAGCAACGAGTTTGAAATCCGTCACGATCTGCTGGACTGTCATGTCAGCATCTGTTCCCCACAG GTAGCTGAACTGTTCACGGACAATTTTGACTACCAGACCAGGAATGACTTTGTTCGTGGGATCTTGGTCAACGAGGAG ATTCTAGGGAACCAGATTCACATGTACGTGAGCCAGGACGGCTACGGGGCCCGCATCTCCAACCTGCTCATGTATGACGCTGTGTCTTCGGACCTGATTCGCCGCTGGGTGTATCCCATCACCCCCGAGGCCAACTTTGCTGATGAGGAAGGGCGGAGCTGTACCCACTCCCGTCACAACGTGTACCGCGAGCTGGGCGTCGGCCTCGGGCACGGCAGCCTGATGGAGGAGAATGTGCTGATTGGCCAGTTTACACTGATTGGTGCCAACTGCAGTATATCCAACACCGTCATTGGGGCCAACTGCGTCATCG GTGACGGGGTGGTGTTGGACCGAGCATACATATGGAACAACGTCCACATCGCCAACGACGTGACCATTCGTCAGTCGCTCATTTGCGATGGTGTGAGGGTGAAGCAGGGTGTTACGCTGAATGAACAGTGCGTGCTCGCTTACAAT GTTGTAGTGGGGCCCAACATATCTCTGCCAGAGGGCACCGTTGTGTCCATGCACCACCCAgacgaggaagatgaagatgacgaAGACGAGTTCTTGAGCGACGACAATGACGTCGCGCTTATTAAAGACAAGACCAAGCAGAAAG cATTCAGCCCTGCTGAGGTGGGCTTGGAGGGGCGAGGTTACCTGTGGAAGACCAGCAGCCTCGACGAcaccgaggaggaggagctagTGCAGTGCATTTGGG GGCTTGTGCTGAAGCCCGACCCCGAtagtgagagcgagagcgaggaCAGCCAAGGGTCACATGACCCTGGGAGTCGCACAGAGTCACCTGAGCTGGATGATGTCCGAG TGTTTCAGAACGAGGTGCACGGCACCCTCCAGAGAGGCTTGGATGAGAACATCGGCTTTGATAATCTGGTTCTTGAAATCAACTCACTGAA GTACGCCTACAACATCACCCTGAAGGAGGTGACGCAGGTCCTTACCAGAGTGGTGCTCGAGTTCCCCTTCCAGCAGCAAGGAGCTCACATCAGCACTGCCCAGTACTCCACCCTTCTTCTCCCT CTCCTGAAGACATGGGCTCCTGTCTTTAAGAACTATGTGAAGCGAGTGCAGGACCACGCCGACTGCCTGGCCTCCCTGGAGGAGGTGTTCCTGGAGCATGAGTCCCACTGGCCTGCGCTGGTCAAG GTGCTGATGTGTATGTATCAGTTGGATATCCTGGAGGAGGACGCCATCATGCGCTGGTTCTCCCAGATTACCATGGCAGACAAGAGCCGGCAGCTGCGCAAAAACCAGGGG CTGCTAAAGTTCATCCAGTGGctggaggaggctgaggaaTCATCCgagggagaggagtga
- the eif2b5 gene encoding translation initiation factor eIF-2B subunit epsilon isoform X1 encodes MAGRAGKQGRSGGGNRRGGAEQDEEEQPLQAVLIADSFNRRFFPISKDQPRALLPLANVSMIDYTLEFLTSTGVQETFVFCCWMSHKIKDHLLKSKWCRPTSPNTVHIITSDLYRSLGDVLRDVDAKSLVRSDFVLVYGDVVSNIDLSQPLQEHKLRRKLEKNVSVMTMIFTESSPGHRTRCDEDDVIVAVDSKSKRVLHYERTQGLKKLQFPMNIFHSGSNEFEIRHDLLDCHVSICSPQVAELFTDNFDYQTRNDFVRGILVNEEILGNQIHMYVSQDGYGARISNLLMYDAVSSDLIRRWVYPITPEANFADEEGRSCTHSRHNVYRELGVGLGHGSLMEENVLIGQFTLIGANCSISNTVIGANCVIGDGVVLDRAYIWNNVHIANDVTIRQSLICDGVRVKQGVTLNEQCVLAYNVVVGPNISLPEGTVVSMHHPDEEDEDDEDEFLSDDNDVALIKDKTKQKAFSPAEVGLEGRGYLWKTSSLDDTEEEELVQCIWGLVLKPDPDSESESEDSQGSHDPGSRTESPELDDVRVFQNEVHGTLQRGLDENIGFDNLVLEINSLKYVNLTCRVPEICFKLYAYNITLKEVTQVLTRVVLEFPFQQQGAHISTAQYSTLLLPLLKTWAPVFKNYVKRVQDHADCLASLEEVFLEHESHWPALVKVLMCMYQLDILEEDAIMRWFSQITMADKSRQLRKNQGLLKFIQWLEEAEESSEGEE; translated from the exons ATGGCAGGCAGAGCGGGCAAGCAGGGTCGGTCTGGCGGCGGGAACAGAAGAGGCGGCGCAGAGCAGGACGAAGAGGAGCAGCCGCTCCAAGCTGTCCTCATCGCGGACAGCTTCAACAGGCGGTTCTTCCCCATCTCGAAGGACCAGCCGAGG GCTCTTCTACCCCTGGCCAACGTCTCCATGATCGACTACACTTTAGAGTTCCTGACATCCACTGGAGTGCAAGAGACGTTTGTCTTCTGCTGCTGGATGTCCCACAAGATAAAAGATCACTTGTT AAAGTCCAAATGGTGCCGCCCCACGTCTCCCAACACGGTCCACATTATCACCTCTGACCTCTACCGTTCCCTCGGAGATGTCCTGAGGGACGTGGATGCCAAGTCTTTGGTTCGTTCTGATTTCGTCCTGGTGTATGGGGATGTGGTGTCTAACATCGACCTTTCTCAGCCACTACAGGAGCACAA GCTCCGCCGCAAGCTGGAGAAGAACGTCTCGGTGATGACAATGATCTTCACAGAGTCCTCTCCAGGCCACAGGACACGCTGTGACGAGGATGATGTCATCGTTGCCGTGGACAGCAAGAGCAAACGTGTGCTTCACTACGAGAGGACGCAGGGTCTGAAGAAACTTCAGTTCCCAATG AATATTTTCCACAGTGGCAGCAACGAGTTTGAAATCCGTCACGATCTGCTGGACTGTCATGTCAGCATCTGTTCCCCACAG GTAGCTGAACTGTTCACGGACAATTTTGACTACCAGACCAGGAATGACTTTGTTCGTGGGATCTTGGTCAACGAGGAG ATTCTAGGGAACCAGATTCACATGTACGTGAGCCAGGACGGCTACGGGGCCCGCATCTCCAACCTGCTCATGTATGACGCTGTGTCTTCGGACCTGATTCGCCGCTGGGTGTATCCCATCACCCCCGAGGCCAACTTTGCTGATGAGGAAGGGCGGAGCTGTACCCACTCCCGTCACAACGTGTACCGCGAGCTGGGCGTCGGCCTCGGGCACGGCAGCCTGATGGAGGAGAATGTGCTGATTGGCCAGTTTACACTGATTGGTGCCAACTGCAGTATATCCAACACCGTCATTGGGGCCAACTGCGTCATCG GTGACGGGGTGGTGTTGGACCGAGCATACATATGGAACAACGTCCACATCGCCAACGACGTGACCATTCGTCAGTCGCTCATTTGCGATGGTGTGAGGGTGAAGCAGGGTGTTACGCTGAATGAACAGTGCGTGCTCGCTTACAAT GTTGTAGTGGGGCCCAACATATCTCTGCCAGAGGGCACCGTTGTGTCCATGCACCACCCAgacgaggaagatgaagatgacgaAGACGAGTTCTTGAGCGACGACAATGACGTCGCGCTTATTAAAGACAAGACCAAGCAGAAAG cATTCAGCCCTGCTGAGGTGGGCTTGGAGGGGCGAGGTTACCTGTGGAAGACCAGCAGCCTCGACGAcaccgaggaggaggagctagTGCAGTGCATTTGGG GGCTTGTGCTGAAGCCCGACCCCGAtagtgagagcgagagcgaggaCAGCCAAGGGTCACATGACCCTGGGAGTCGCACAGAGTCACCTGAGCTGGATGATGTCCGAG TGTTTCAGAACGAGGTGCACGGCACCCTCCAGAGAGGCTTGGATGAGAACATCGGCTTTGATAATCTGGTTCTTGAAATCAACTCACTGAAGTATGTCAATCTCACGTGTCGTGTCCCTGAAATCTGTTTTAAACT GTACGCCTACAACATCACCCTGAAGGAGGTGACGCAGGTCCTTACCAGAGTGGTGCTCGAGTTCCCCTTCCAGCAGCAAGGAGCTCACATCAGCACTGCCCAGTACTCCACCCTTCTTCTCCCT CTCCTGAAGACATGGGCTCCTGTCTTTAAGAACTATGTGAAGCGAGTGCAGGACCACGCCGACTGCCTGGCCTCCCTGGAGGAGGTGTTCCTGGAGCATGAGTCCCACTGGCCTGCGCTGGTCAAG GTGCTGATGTGTATGTATCAGTTGGATATCCTGGAGGAGGACGCCATCATGCGCTGGTTCTCCCAGATTACCATGGCAGACAAGAGCCGGCAGCTGCGCAAAAACCAGGGG CTGCTAAAGTTCATCCAGTGGctggaggaggctgaggaaTCATCCgagggagaggagtga
- the si:ch211-168b3.1 gene encoding arf-GAP with coiled-coil, ANK repeat and PH domain-containing protein 2 isoform X2 translates to MKVTVDFEECLKDSPRFRATIEDVEGDVGELESKLDRMVKLCIGMIDAGRAYSQANKQFVNGIRELALQSMTDDVIGSSLAAFAETLQEMNNYHTILFDQAQRSIKSQLQVFVKEDLRKFKEAKKQFDKVSEEKELAQVKNAQAPRNKQHEVEEATNLLTTTRKCFRHIALDYVLQINVLQSKKRLEILKSMLSFMNANMSFFQQGYSLFSELQPLMKQLGGQLDQLVVDSAKEKRDMEQQHSAIQQQAALQDFSTEDTKLDYNMDTENGVAMEGYLFKRASNAFKTWNRRWFSIQNSQLVYQKKFWDNPTIVVEDLRLCTVKQCEDVERRFCFEVVSPTKSCMLQADSEKLRHAWTKAVQNSIATAYRENGDGPTTQLDRLSSASVGSLDSLGEAGRGQRGDGALQRVLAVSGNAQCCDCGQSDPRWASINLGITLCIECSGIHRSLGVHNSKVRSLTLDSWEPELLKLMCELGNGVINQIYEARRAELGWRKPQPGDSRQEIEAYVRAKYVDRRFVQRPNSQEQRSKVMVLSKRDRRLKGSMELLPPRPPPPTPKFRTTSNASVKSADSGIHHSADGSREMLASTPSSISLSEPELQDSESLASLSQQESSPVFTEPPEFCPSLLLYWASYAGSLLEMVQAVALGANVNWANGEEHQCTALLQAVQSGSLVTCEFLLQNAANVDQSDARGRGPLHHATMLGHTGQVCLFLKRGAQQGALDMDERSPLSIAVEAANADIVTLLRLAKMSEEMRESEGPLGQPGQYSHSQSHTEQQYRKCMQDFISQELDEA, encoded by the exons ATGAAGGTGACGGTGGATTTTGAAGAGTGCTTGAAGGACTCACCGCGATTCCG GGCCACTATCGAGGATGTGGAGGGAGACGTCGGAGAGTTGGAGTCCAAGCTGGACAGG aTGGTTAAGCTGTGTATCGGGATGATTGACGCAGGCAGAGCCTACAGCCAAGCCAACAAACAGTTTGTGAATGGGATCAGAGAACTTGCCCTGCAGTCCATGACGGACGATGTCATTGGG tccagTTTAGCTGCATTTGCAGAGACTCTGCAGGAGATGAACAACTACCacaca ATTTTGTTTGACCAAGCTCAGCGCTCGATTAAATCTCAGCTCCAGGTGTTTGTGAAAGA AGACCTGAGGAAGTTCAAGGAGGCGAAGAAGCAGTTTGATAAGGTGAGTGAGGAGAAGGAGCTGGCGCAGGTGAAGAACGCCCAGGCACCCCGAAACAAGCAGCACGAGGTGGAGGAGGCCACCAATCTCCTGACCACCACCCGGAAGTGCTTCCGCCACATCGCCCTAGACTACGTGCTGCAG ATCAATGTTCTTCAATCCAAGAAAAGACTGGAAATCCTCAAATCG ATGCTGTCCTTCATGAACGCTAACATGAGCTTCTTCCAGCAAGGCTACAGCCTGTTCAGTGAACTGCAACCACTCATGAAGCAGCTCGGGGGGCAG ttGGATCAGTTGGTGGTTGACTCTGcaaaggagaagagagataTGGAACAGCAGCACTCGGCCATCCAGCAACAG GCTGCTCTCCAG GATTTCTCCACTGAAGACACAAAGCTGGACTACAACATGGACACGGAGAATGGCGTAGCTATGGAGGGCTACCTGTTCAAAAGAGCCAGCAATGCCTTCAAAACCTGGAACAG ACGTTGGTTCTCCATTCAGAACAGTCAGCTTGTGTATCAGAAGAAGTTCTGG gaTAACCCCACCATAGTGGTTGAGGACCTCCGCCTGTGCACAGTTAAACAGTGTGAGGATGTGGAGCGTCGCTTCTGTTTCGAGGTCGTCTCTCCTACCAA gagctgtATGCTACAGGCTGATTCAGAGAAGCTGCGTCATGCTTGGACCAAAGCTGTACAGAACAGCATTGCTACAGCTTACAGAGAGAATGGGGATGGGCCTACCACa cagctggaccGGCTGTCCTCGGCGTCTGTAGGCAGTCTAGACTCGCTGGGCGAGGCAGGCCGTGGGCAGAGAGGCGACGGTGCCCTCCAGAGGGTGCTGGCGGTCAGTGGGAATGCTCAGTGTTGTGACTGTGGGCAGTCAGACCCACGGTGGGCCAGCATCAACCTGGGCATCACACTCTGCATCGAGTGCTCTGGCATCCACAG GAGTTTAGGTGTTCATAACTCTAAAGTGAGATCTCTTACGCTTGACTCATGGGAACCGGAACTGCTCAAG CTGATGTGTGAGCTGGGAAATGGAGTCATTAATCAGATCTACGAGGCTCGCAGAGCAGAACTGGGCTGGAGGAAGCCACAGCCAGGAGACTCCAG GCAGGAAATCGAGGCCTACGTCCGTGCCAAGTACGTCGACAGAAGGTTTGTGCAGAGGCCGAACTCCCAGgagcagaggtcaaaggtcatggtCCTGAGTAAACGGGACAGGCGGTTAAAGGGCAGTATGGAGCTCCTGCCACCCCGCCCgccacctcccacccccaaaTTCCGCACCACCTCAAACGCATCAG TGAAAAGTGCAGACAGCGGGATCCATCACAGCGCTGACGGCAGCAGAGAGATGCTGGCCTCCACACCCTCCAGCATCAGCCTGAGCGAACCAG aaCTGCAGGACTCTGAGTCGCTGGCGTCTCTGTCCCAGCAGGAGTCTTCGCCCGTCTTCACGGAGCCGCCGGAGTTCTGTCCCAGCCTGCTGCTCTACTGGGCCTCGTACGCAGGCAGCCTGTTGGAGATGGTACAGGCGGTGGCCCTCGGCGCCAATGTCAACTGGGCCAATGGGGAGGAGCACCAGTGCACTGCTCTCCTCCAGGCAGTGCAGAGC GGTTCATTGGTCACCTGTGAGTTCCTGCTGCAGAATGCTGCCAATGTGGACCAATCAGATGCTCGAGGCAGAGGACCCCTGCACCACGCTACCATGCTAGGACACACGGG GCAGGTGTGTCTCTTCCTGAAGCGTGGGGCTCAGCAGGGTGCGCTGGACATGGATGAAAGGAGCCCTCTGTCCATCGCTGTGGAGGCAGCAAATGCTGACATTGTTACcct gttgcGCCTGGCTAAGATGTCTGAGGAGATGAGGGAGTCGGAGGGGCCTTTGGGTCAGCCAGGTCAATACTCCCACTCTCAGagtcacacagagcagcagtacAGGAAGTGCATGCAGGACTTCATCTCTCAGGAGCTGGACGAGGCCTAG
- the si:ch211-168b3.1 gene encoding arf-GAP with coiled-coil, ANK repeat and PH domain-containing protein 2 isoform X1, producing MKVTVDFEECLKDSPRFRATIEDVEGDVGELESKLDRMVKLCIGMIDAGRAYSQANKQFVNGIRELALQSMTDDVIGSSLAAFAETLQEMNNYHTILFDQAQRSIKSQLQVFVKEDLRKFKEAKKQFDKVSEEKELAQVKNAQAPRNKQHEVEEATNLLTTTRKCFRHIALDYVLQINVLQSKKRLEILKSMLSFMNANMSFFQQGYSLFSELQPLMKQLGGQLDQLVVDSAKEKRDMEQQHSAIQQQAALQDFSTEDTKLDYNMDTENGVAMEGYLFKRASNAFKTWNRRWFSIQNSQLVYQKKFWDNPTIVVEDLRLCTVKQCEDVERRFCFEVVSPTKSCMLQADSEKLRHAWTKAVQNSIATAYRENGDGPTTQLDRLSSASVGSLDSLGEAGRGQRGDGALQRVLAVSGNAQCCDCGQSDPRWASINLGITLCIECSGIHRSLGVHNSKVRSLTLDSWEPELLKLMCELGNGVINQIYEARRAELGWRKPQPGDSRQEIEAYVRAKYVDRRFVQRPNSQEQRSKVMVLSKRDRRLKGSMELLPPRPPPPTPKFRTTSNASAQPSGQEVRRDSLFCPDELDSLFSYFDTSSKLRSLKSADSGIHHSADGSREMLASTPSSISLSEPELQDSESLASLSQQESSPVFTEPPEFCPSLLLYWASYAGSLLEMVQAVALGANVNWANGEEHQCTALLQAVQSGSLVTCEFLLQNAANVDQSDARGRGPLHHATMLGHTGQVCLFLKRGAQQGALDMDERSPLSIAVEAANADIVTLLRLAKMSEEMRESEGPLGQPGQYSHSQSHTEQQYRKCMQDFISQELDEA from the exons ATGAAGGTGACGGTGGATTTTGAAGAGTGCTTGAAGGACTCACCGCGATTCCG GGCCACTATCGAGGATGTGGAGGGAGACGTCGGAGAGTTGGAGTCCAAGCTGGACAGG aTGGTTAAGCTGTGTATCGGGATGATTGACGCAGGCAGAGCCTACAGCCAAGCCAACAAACAGTTTGTGAATGGGATCAGAGAACTTGCCCTGCAGTCCATGACGGACGATGTCATTGGG tccagTTTAGCTGCATTTGCAGAGACTCTGCAGGAGATGAACAACTACCacaca ATTTTGTTTGACCAAGCTCAGCGCTCGATTAAATCTCAGCTCCAGGTGTTTGTGAAAGA AGACCTGAGGAAGTTCAAGGAGGCGAAGAAGCAGTTTGATAAGGTGAGTGAGGAGAAGGAGCTGGCGCAGGTGAAGAACGCCCAGGCACCCCGAAACAAGCAGCACGAGGTGGAGGAGGCCACCAATCTCCTGACCACCACCCGGAAGTGCTTCCGCCACATCGCCCTAGACTACGTGCTGCAG ATCAATGTTCTTCAATCCAAGAAAAGACTGGAAATCCTCAAATCG ATGCTGTCCTTCATGAACGCTAACATGAGCTTCTTCCAGCAAGGCTACAGCCTGTTCAGTGAACTGCAACCACTCATGAAGCAGCTCGGGGGGCAG ttGGATCAGTTGGTGGTTGACTCTGcaaaggagaagagagataTGGAACAGCAGCACTCGGCCATCCAGCAACAG GCTGCTCTCCAG GATTTCTCCACTGAAGACACAAAGCTGGACTACAACATGGACACGGAGAATGGCGTAGCTATGGAGGGCTACCTGTTCAAAAGAGCCAGCAATGCCTTCAAAACCTGGAACAG ACGTTGGTTCTCCATTCAGAACAGTCAGCTTGTGTATCAGAAGAAGTTCTGG gaTAACCCCACCATAGTGGTTGAGGACCTCCGCCTGTGCACAGTTAAACAGTGTGAGGATGTGGAGCGTCGCTTCTGTTTCGAGGTCGTCTCTCCTACCAA gagctgtATGCTACAGGCTGATTCAGAGAAGCTGCGTCATGCTTGGACCAAAGCTGTACAGAACAGCATTGCTACAGCTTACAGAGAGAATGGGGATGGGCCTACCACa cagctggaccGGCTGTCCTCGGCGTCTGTAGGCAGTCTAGACTCGCTGGGCGAGGCAGGCCGTGGGCAGAGAGGCGACGGTGCCCTCCAGAGGGTGCTGGCGGTCAGTGGGAATGCTCAGTGTTGTGACTGTGGGCAGTCAGACCCACGGTGGGCCAGCATCAACCTGGGCATCACACTCTGCATCGAGTGCTCTGGCATCCACAG GAGTTTAGGTGTTCATAACTCTAAAGTGAGATCTCTTACGCTTGACTCATGGGAACCGGAACTGCTCAAG CTGATGTGTGAGCTGGGAAATGGAGTCATTAATCAGATCTACGAGGCTCGCAGAGCAGAACTGGGCTGGAGGAAGCCACAGCCAGGAGACTCCAG GCAGGAAATCGAGGCCTACGTCCGTGCCAAGTACGTCGACAGAAGGTTTGTGCAGAGGCCGAACTCCCAGgagcagaggtcaaaggtcatggtCCTGAGTAAACGGGACAGGCGGTTAAAGGGCAGTATGGAGCTCCTGCCACCCCGCCCgccacctcccacccccaaaTTCCGCACCACCTCAAACGCATCAG CACAACCTAGTGGCCAGGAGGTGCGGCGCGACTCACTTTTCTGCCCTGATGAACTTGACTCTCTCTTCTCCTACTTTGACACATCTTCAAAACTGCGGAGCT TGAAAAGTGCAGACAGCGGGATCCATCACAGCGCTGACGGCAGCAGAGAGATGCTGGCCTCCACACCCTCCAGCATCAGCCTGAGCGAACCAG aaCTGCAGGACTCTGAGTCGCTGGCGTCTCTGTCCCAGCAGGAGTCTTCGCCCGTCTTCACGGAGCCGCCGGAGTTCTGTCCCAGCCTGCTGCTCTACTGGGCCTCGTACGCAGGCAGCCTGTTGGAGATGGTACAGGCGGTGGCCCTCGGCGCCAATGTCAACTGGGCCAATGGGGAGGAGCACCAGTGCACTGCTCTCCTCCAGGCAGTGCAGAGC GGTTCATTGGTCACCTGTGAGTTCCTGCTGCAGAATGCTGCCAATGTGGACCAATCAGATGCTCGAGGCAGAGGACCCCTGCACCACGCTACCATGCTAGGACACACGGG GCAGGTGTGTCTCTTCCTGAAGCGTGGGGCTCAGCAGGGTGCGCTGGACATGGATGAAAGGAGCCCTCTGTCCATCGCTGTGGAGGCAGCAAATGCTGACATTGTTACcct gttgcGCCTGGCTAAGATGTCTGAGGAGATGAGGGAGTCGGAGGGGCCTTTGGGTCAGCCAGGTCAATACTCCCACTCTCAGagtcacacagagcagcagtacAGGAAGTGCATGCAGGACTTCATCTCTCAGGAGCTGGACGAGGCCTAG